In a single window of the Chionomys nivalis chromosome 11, mChiNiv1.1, whole genome shotgun sequence genome:
- the LOC130883605 gene encoding uncharacterized protein LOC130883605: MPTRFGSPRLGLISPWPALMRAGCARPAPLCPRRPASPGRGASQGDLETSRSLCSRAEVPSPSELWPQASASSWLFCQKHRFPAPPHAPAGLWALAPAPGQAFPAWRSLCTQMCGWPVACVGTVMLPRRLDPTQFCPGLCVTGTPFLLDREEEPGWMRRCWRAKYEDERSHRKFHSQLGCSSSSQSGPQPWIMTGVRCRAPRTVVVIGVSLEQLGRFFTGLEEPGLSGSSCSVLTIPTCGTGVCTRLCVAFIFWETSRGLPDLAFLHPPPRR, translated from the exons ATGCCGACTCGGTTCGGGAGCCCCCGCCTGGGATTGATTAGTCCGTGGCCCGCGCTAATGAGAGCCGGCTGCGCGCGGCCCGCGCCCCTCTGCCCCCGGAGACCGGCATCCCCCGGCCGCGGAGCCTCCCAAGGCGATCTGGAGACCTCCCGCTCCCTGTGTTCTCGTGCGGAG GTCCCCAGCCCCTCTGAGCTCTGGCCCCAGGCCTCAGCCAGTTCCTGGCTCTTCTGTCAGAAACACCGATTCCCCGCTCCACCTCACGCTCCTGCGGGGCTCTGGGCCCTTGCTCCAGCCCCTGGCCAGGCCTTCCCTGCTTGGCGCTCTCTCTGCACACAG ATGTGTGGCTGGCCAGTGGCCTGTGTTGGGACAGTGATGCTTCCCAGGCGTCTGGATCCCACGCAGTTCTGCCCTGGCCTCTGTGTGACCGGGACGCCTTTCCTTCTGGACCGGGAGGAGGAGCCGGGATGGATGAG GAGATGCTGGAGGGCCAAATACGAAGATGAACGAAGTCACCGAAAGTTCCACAGTCAACTTGGATG CAGCAGCAGTTCACAATCAGGTCCGCAACCCTGGATCATGACTGGGGTCAGGTGCCGCGCACCCCGCACGGTGGTTGTGATTGGCGTCTCTTTAGAACAGCTCGGGCGGTTCTTCACTGGACTAGAAGAACCGGGGTTGTCTGGAAG ctcCTGTTCAGTTTTGACAATCCCTACATGTGGAACTGGAGTGTGCACTCGGCTCTGTGTGGCTTTCATATTTTGGGAAACATCCAGGGGTCTTCCTGACCTAGCGTTTCTTCATCCCCCTCCTAGGAGGTAG
- the Tmem200b gene encoding transmembrane protein 200B → MTAGSPGDGGARRSPEGRVSRLGRRLGRRRRPRSPPEPLRVRARLRLRSPSGAFAALGALVVLVGMGIAVAGYWPGRASHAPRTGRAHGPHERLRLLGPVIMGVGLFVFICANTLLYENRDLETRRLRRGVLRAQALRPPDGSGWDALLPSPAPGSPGTVAEPETWDLAPRRGPSPVPSVRSLRSEPANPRSGLPALLHGYPLKGPGLPPPWGPRTQTGHVIITVQPSGSCIEHSKSLDLGLGELLLGTPAARDCAHRSWPRLDRLSLGGYAKLGGDLGARV, encoded by the coding sequence ATGACGGCCGGGAGCCCCGGAGACGGCGGCGCGCGCAGGAGCCCCGAGGGTCGCGTCTCGCGCCTGGGCCGCCGCCTGGGCCGGCGCCGGAGACCGCGCTCGCCGCCAGAGCCGCTGCGGGTGCGGGCACGGCTGCGGCTGCGCTCGCCGTCGGGGGCGTTCGCGGCGCTGGGCGCGCTCGTGGTGCTGGTGGGCATGGGCATCGCCGTGGCGGGCTACTGGCCGGGCCGCGCTTCCCACGCCCCGAGGACCGGCCGCGCGCACGGGCCCCACGAACGCCTGCGGCTGCTGGGGCCGGTGATCATGGGCGTCGGCCTGTTCGTGTTCATCTGTGCCAACACGCTGCTCTACGAGAACCGGGACCTGGAGACGCGGCGGCTCCGCCGGGGCGTGCTGAGGGCGCAGGCGCTACGGCCGCCCGACGGCTCCGGCTGGGACGCGCTGCTGCCCAGTCCGGCGCCTGGATCCCCGGGCACCGTCGCGGAGCCCGAGACTTGGGACCTGGCCCCAAGGAGGGGTCCCTCGCCCGTCCCGTCGGTGCGCAGCCTTCGGTCCGAGCCTGCCAATCCTCGCTCTGGGTTGCCCGCGCTGCTCCATGGCTACCCGTTGAAGGGCCCGGGGCTGCCACCACCCTGGGGTCCTCGGACTCAGACTGGCCACGTGATCATCACGGTGCAGCCCTCTGGTTCCTGCATTGAGCACTCCAAGTCTCTGGACCTGGGTCTGGGGGAGTTGCTCCTGGGGACCCCAGCCGCTCGGGACTGTGCCCACCGAAGTTGGCCACGGCTGGACAGACTCAGTCTGGGGGGCTATGCCAAACTGGGTGGAGACTTGGGGGCCCGGGTCTGA